The following nucleotide sequence is from Anopheles stephensi strain Indian chromosome 3, UCI_ANSTEP_V1.0, whole genome shotgun sequence.
CTGCCAACCCGTGGAAGGTGCCATCATTTGCAGCAACGGCAGTCTTACGCCCGGCTACGAGTACATCAACGAGCTACGGGAGTCGAATAACCGATCACGCCACAAGACGGAAGGATCTTACGAGGGCAAGAAGCGCGTGTTGGTACTGGGAGCTGGATTCGTGTCGGCCCCACTCGTAGAGTACCTGCACCGTGAGTCCAACGTTAGCATTAAGGTAGCGTCGCAGTACAAGGAAGAGGCAGACCGGTTGGCACACCGATACCAGGGCGTAGAGTCGGTCTACGTGAACGTACAGGACGAAAGTGCCAACTTGCAAAATTTGTGCGAGGAGAGCGATGTGGTCGTGTCGCTGCTGCCATACTCCCTGCACAGTGTGATCGCGAAGCACTGCATCGCGGGCAAGACTCATCTCGTGACGGCAAGTTATGTAAACGATGAGATTAGTGCCCTGCACAGTGCCGCTCAGGAAGCGGGAGTGACGATTATGAACGAGGTCGGACTGGACCCCGGTATCGATCATCTGCTCGCACTGGAGTGCATCCAGGACGTGCAGGAGAATGGTGGTGTCGTTGAGTCGTTTGTCAGCTTCTGCGGAGGACTTCCTGCACCGGAACATTCCGATAATCCACTGCGCTACAAGTTCTCGTGGTCGCCGCGAGGTGTCCTGCTCAACACACTCTCCGCTGCCAAGTATCTGAGCAAGGGTCAGGTCGTAGAGATAACCGGTGGCGGTGAGCTTATGTCGGCACCTCGGGAACTGGAGTTCCTGCCAGGATTTGCCCTAGAAGGTTTCCCCAACCGTGATTCGACCAAGTACCAGTCGCTCTACGGATTGACCAACATCAACACCCTGCTGAGGGGAACGATCCGTTACAAGGGTTTCTCGGATACGATTAAACCGATGCAGCTGCTCGGACTGATCGATCCCAACCCACACCCATTGCTGCATCCTCACGGTCCGGAGCTGACCTGGCGACAGCTGATAGTGAACATGCTCGGGCTGGCCGATGCGGATATTTTCATTGAAAACCTCAAGCATAGGCTAGCGGAGCGTGTGGGCTCGATCGAGGGGCTGGAGGAGCTAGGATTGCTGGAAAATGCTCCCGTAGTGAAGATGGGAAGCCCGTTGGATACGCTCAGCTATTACCTATCGAAGAAACTAGCCTTTGGTAAGGGAAACCAGCTGGGCCATTTTAATATTCTCATTTTAACAACTAACTATCCTTTCTCATTCACCTCACCAGCGGAAACCGAACGCGATCTGATCGTGCTGCGTCACGATGTAGGAATTCGCTGGAGCGATGGACGACGGGAGGAACGTGGCATTAACTTTGTCGTTTACGGCCAGCCAGCCTCGCAGGGCGGTCACTCGGCGATGGCCAAAACGGTCGGATTTCCGGCTGCCATTGCAGCGAAAATGATTATCGATGGTACGTAGCTGATGGCCTGTCTCACGATACGATCACGATTTCCGTACTCACTTCCGGCTTTCACGTCCTGCTTTCTTTTAGGTGAAATCCAGCAGCGTGGAGTGGTGCTGCCATTCTCGGCCGATATCTACCGGCCCATGCTGGCCCGTCTAGAGCAGGAAGGTCTTACGGCGACCACCACTACGAAGGTTCTATGAAGGAGAATGGCGGATAAACGGACCTGTCGGTCAGATAGGGCGATCGCAGGatgggtaaaataaaaacacggaCGCTTTTTCGCAAATTAACCACACTGTGCTTTCCTACAATTAAGTTTAGCTGTAAGGAATGTAACCGGAACTGTAAACGCAATTGAATATCGCAAATAAAATTAacctaaaaaaaataaaaatttcaaagGCTTATGAAGCGGTATGTTGACTTGTGAGGGGCTTTATTCTAATCGTCTTGCAAACACCTTCACGTATAAAGAAAATTTAACATCCAAAAGAACCTTGTTTTCTCAATAGAATTTCGTCATCCTAAGCTACATCTACCAAGAGACCAAATAATGGAGGAGGCATCGTTGTCTAAAGGACTTGAAGATTCGTTGTGGAGGTCCCTTGTCGTAATGGAATGGTCGTCGTCTACGCAGTGGCTTATCAAGCACCTTGGAGGCTTGAGGCGGAGTGGAAGTTGGGCCCAGGTTAATTCGTCACTGCATCGAACAGATGATCCTGTAGTCGATAGTCTCCTGGCTCCAAGGATCCCTATCCACCGATGGACCATGTCGTCGAAAAATTCTTACCTCCAAACATAGGGTCATTCATTTCAAATCTGTATTCCACACTAggtatattaaaaaaataaaataatttttgccATTTAACAATAGATAAAGATGAACCATTCTAatttaaaaaacttaaaatgcTAAAATGCAGGTTCATTATATTTTGCATAATTAATGAAACAGATAAACAAGATGCTTCATAATTATGATGAATTATAATTTACTTTCAAAAAGCTCATTATTTGTAAATCACTCCAAATTATCGTGAACTCTAGCAATCCAATTTTTAATCTAGTTTAAATAGCTCGAATGAATATGACAGTATAAATGGTTGTTTGCGTTCGCTCCCGCTGTTCAGTGTGTGCATATGCCATCGCCATATTATTGCAGGTTCATGCTAATGTGCCTACGGAAATGCACTTCACCCTCGGCAAGCTGAACTGCATGCATACATACGTATTCAtctgttgaaaaaaaaagtacgcaCTTTAAACTTGCACGATGCTTATCAGCACATCCGTCGGTGCACACAACTACCATTGCAACCACCGGTTCATTCAGTCGGGTCGGATCCCTTATGCGGGTACCAACGAATCGGGTTTGCCGAGTTCGCAACACAGTACGAACAATCGGATTATTTATCGTAACAACGTAACGCGCTGTCGTTCCGTCGTCCGTCCGTAAGGCCGCGCCATTCGTTAGCGAACCGTTCAGTGAAGTGGATGCCCCCATATCTCGGCACAGGGCCTAACTACGCGGTGGTCGTCGTGGTGTGCTTACTTGGGTTGGTCGTCGTACGATTGGGTGGCCGTTCTGTTGGTgcgtttatgtttttgtttcttcgacCAGTTTCAACGTCAACAGTCAACGGACCAGCGAGTTGACTTACAGCAAGCCTTCGCAAGCTAAGCTAATTACGTGCGTTCGCAGTGTGGCGATGTTAACGCTTGTGTACAAACAACTCTGTAGCTTCTTCGTTTCTTGGTGAAACCGAGTGATTGAGCAGTTGAGGGTTTCAGTGACGTGCCACCAAAAAGTGTCCCCTCAGGAGTCGCTAGTCCATGCCCGGTGCCAGATTGTGTTTACTGATTCCTAAAGCTCGAGCCCCAAAATCGCTAAAATCGCAGCGCAAGGTCCTGCACCCGGAATTCTGATAAGCTGTACACACGCAGGGGGCTGACCCGAACTCGATCATTGCTTAGACCACTTTGGCATCTATCACACG
It contains:
- the LOC118512449 gene encoding alpha-aminoadipic semialdehyde synthase, mitochondrial; translated protein: MFRLLKCSEHLSVRQFTRSKHTGKVIAIRREDQSVWERRASFPPAVVKKLIKQGVKVIVQPSNRRAYPMQAYLNAGATVQEDISEASVIFGVKQVPVDALIPQKTYCFFSHTIKAQESNMPLLDACLEKNIRLIDYEKLMDRNGLRLVAFGKYAGVAGMVNILHGLGLRLLALGHHTPFMHVGPAHNYRNSSMARQAVRDCGYEISLGMMPKSIGPLTFIFTGSGNVSQGAQEVFQELPVEFVPPEMLRKVAEHGSTNKLYGCEVSRSDHLERREGGKFDPVEYDQYPERYISTFSKNIAPYASVIVNGIYWAVGAPKLITIPDAKNLLRPANTPWLPTSRGAPALPHRMLAICDISADPGGSIEFMNECTTIDTPFCLYDADRNKDQKSFKGPGVLVCSIDNMPTQLPREATDFFGELLYPYALDILQSDAKRPLEEHNFCQPVEGAIICSNGSLTPGYEYINELRESNNRSRHKTEGSYEGKKRVLVLGAGFVSAPLVEYLHRESNVSIKVASQYKEEADRLAHRYQGVESVYVNVQDESANLQNLCEESDVVVSLLPYSLHSVIAKHCIAGKTHLVTASYVNDEISALHSAAQEAGVTIMNEVGLDPGIDHLLALECIQDVQENGGVVESFVSFCGGLPAPEHSDNPLRYKFSWSPRGVLLNTLSAAKYLSKGQVVEITGGGELMSAPRELEFLPGFALEGFPNRDSTKYQSLYGLTNINTLLRGTIRYKGFSDTIKPMQLLGLIDPNPHPLLHPHGPELTWRQLIVNMLGLADADIFIENLKHRLAERVGSIEGLEELGLLENAPVVKMGSPLDTLSYYLSKKLAFAETERDLIVLRHDVGIRWSDGRREERGINFVVYGQPASQGGHSAMAKTVGFPAAIAAKMIIDGEIQQRGVVLPFSADIYRPMLARLEQEGLTATTTTKVL